In Colias croceus chromosome 8, ilColCroc2.1, a genomic segment contains:
- the LOC123693525 gene encoding poly(ADP-ribose) glycohydrolase isoform X2, with amino-acid sequence MSTKAMSIDQTWRGVQLSQIYGSDSPWGSPEFPLVRPGFNHAVLYHIPSHGDLERPPKPQIGHDKWDHDHVRMPYSQHSLYPIVDENGQKQLKERWLIIEEALSKPIRNSKELAAAILKYNTQFIDVWKFSSLHYLLNEHLEEEESNYFFDVTLPQIAKLALALPKLIQSSIPLLKQEKNKSISLTQHQVSSLLANAFFCTFPRRNSRKSTAEYCNYPYINFSNLYNIMPKDSILEKLKCICHYFRRVCTKVPTGVVTFTRRFVPRRDCPDWGRSESPIANVPLYVDSETIIEDMHGLIQVDFANKFLGGGVLGGGCVQEEIRFVICPELILSMLFTEVLKPTETLFIIGSERYSNYTGYGSSFQWAGNHVDQTPYDSSCRRRCAVLAMDARPYFNPSLEWKKEAILRELNKAWVGFSTYTDDSPTIQYPGIATGNWGCGAFGGTATLKWLLQLASATHARRGLAYCTFGDSELRDHVGAVYGMLAGRGVTVGQLFNMIVKYCETCNVKETTLRSFLEKELGEGPSPHHMSVDNSQATVERDKKQQETVEENKKDEENLFESFEFDGEISPDLFEDDEPNVVETSKSSDPKKLFTELDKQDEASGNLNLNGPRCSTETMDVEVSPKVKKIMTKKITDYFKKT; translated from the exons atgagtaCAAAAGCAATGTCAATCGATCAAACTTGGAGAGGGGTGCAATTGTCTCAGATATATGGGTCTGATTCTCCGTGGGGCTCTCCAGAGTTCCCTTTAGTCAGACCGGGGTTCAACCATGCAGTTTTGTATCATATCCCGAGTCATGGTGATTTGGAAAGACCTCCTAAACCCCAGATAGGCCATGATAAATGGGATCATGACCATGTGAGAATGCCTTACTCCCAACATAGCTTATATCCTATTGTtgat GAAAATGGTCAGAAGCAGTTAAAAGAGAGATGGCTGATTATAGAAGAAGCTTTGAGCAAACCAATAAGGAATAGTAAAGAATTGGCCGCagcaatactaaaatataacacaCAATTTATAGATGTCTGGAAATTTTCATCCTTACACTATCTTTTGAATGAA caTTTAGAAGAAGAGGAATCGAACTATTTCTTTGATGTCACATTACCACAAATAGCGAAGCTGGCTCTAGCCTTGCCAAAGCTTATACAGTCATCAATACCATTGTTGAA aCAAGAGAAGAATAAATCTATATCCTTAACACAACATCAAGTCTCAAGTTTGCTGGCAAATGCATTTTTCTGTACATTTCCAAGGAGGAATTCAAGGAAGTCTACAGCAGAATATTGCAATTATCcgtatattaatttttctaa ttTGTACAACATAATGCCCAAAGATAGCATATTGGAGAAACTCAAATGTATATGTCATTACTTCAGAAGAGTGTGCACTAAAG TCCCCACAGGTGTGGTCACGTTCACCCGCCGCTTCGTCCCACGGCGGGACTGTCCCGACTGGGGACGGTCCGAGAGTCCCATAGCTAACGTCCCACTGTATGTGGACAGCGAAACTATAATTGAAGACATGCATGGGCTCATTCAAGTGGATTTTGCTAATAA GTTTTTAGGAGGTGGAGTGCTAGGGGGAGGCTGTGTACAGGAAGAAATACGGTTTGTCATCTGTCCAGAGCTGATTTTGTCTATGCTATTCACAGAAGTACTGAAGCCTACTgagacattatttattattg GCAGTGAACGATACAGCAACTACACGGGCTACGGGTCCAGTTTCCAATGGGCAGGAAACCATGTAGACCAGACTCCATACGACTCGTCATGTCGCAGACGATGTGCTGTACTAGCGATGGACGCCAGGCCTTATTTTAACCCTAGCTTGGAGTGGAAGAAGGAGGCTATATTGCGGGAACTTAATAAG GCATGGGTCGGCTTTTCCACATACACGGATGACAGCCCCACAATCCAATACCCGGGTATAGCGACCGGCAACTGGGGTTGTGGTGCGTTCGGTGGCACGGCAACACTAAAGTGGCTGCTGCAGCTCGCCAGCGCGACGCACGCAAGGCGCGGGCTCGCCTACTGCACGTTCGGGGACAGCGAGCTCAGGGACCACGTGGGGGCCGTGTACGGCATGCTGGCGGGACGCGGCGTCACTGTGG gtCAGCTATTCAACATGATAGTGAAGTATTGCGAAACGTGTAACGTAAAAGAGACAACGTTACGATCGTTCCTAGAAAAGGAATTAGGTGAGGGACCATCTCCACATCATATGTCCGtt GATAATTCACAAGCAACAGTTGAGCGGGATAAAAAGCAACAAGAAACTGTGGAAGAGAATAAAAAAGACGAGGAAAATCTATTCGAAAGTTTTGAGTTTGATGGAGAAATTTCCCCAGATTTGTTCGAAGATGATGAGCCCAATGTTGTGGAAACTAGCAAATCTTCCGATCCCAAAAAACTTTTCACTGAATTAGACAAACAAGACGAAGCTAGCGGTAATCTAAATCTGAACGGTCCGAGATGTTCCACAGAAACAATGGACGTGGAAGTGTCGCcaaaagtgaaaaaaattatgacgAAAAAAATCACggattatttcaaaaaaactTGA
- the LOC123693527 gene encoding uncharacterized protein LOC123693527 — protein MAFVTTKSQVPKDAVVMDETEAAEFAWDLVYSWKELSDVWALRYGSVLLAGINGISGAVINKHYRRKLKLGTYGHFSSVIPVTVMPAILTMLFHRYLISTDMILMKGDQCPICYEIRSAATQVVLGTTYPMLLAPTSALMMANRYNTYRVPELIKGPKVLFKFLRTITKPLTGTLTALATIQIIASSIVTYFEMKNSIVLRNKVMEIEQKLLAEQEQ, from the exons ATGGCCTTCGTAACAACAAAGTCTCAAGTTCCCAAAGATGCGGTTGTTATGGACGAAACTGAGGCTGCAGAATTTGCTTGGGATTTGGTATACAGTTGGAAAGAACTGAGTGATGT atgGGCTCTACGCTATGGCTCAGTACTATTGGCTGGTATTAATGGTATATCTGGAGCTGTGATAAACAAACACTATCGCAGAAAGTTGAAACTTGGCACTTACGGACATTTCTCGTCAGTTATACCTGTAACTGTTATGCCTGCAATACTAACCATGTTGTTTCATAGAtat TTAATATCAACAGATATGATTCTAATGAAGGGTGATCAATGTCCAATATGCTATGAAATCAGATCAGCGGCCACACAAGTTGTGTTAGGTACAACATATCCAATGCTACTAGCTCCCACTTCAGCTTTAATG atggCAAATAGATACAACACATACAGGGTACCAGAGCTGATTAAGGGCCCAAAAGTATTATTCAAGTTCTTACGCACCATCACCAAGCCACTTACAGGTACATTAACAGCTCTTGCCACAATCCAAATTATTGCCTCCTCTATTGTTACCTATTTCGAAATGAAAAATAGTATCGTACTGAGAAATAAGGTAATGGAAATAGAGCAGAAATTGTTAGCTGAGCAGGagcaataa
- the LOC123693525 gene encoding poly(ADP-ribose) glycohydrolase isoform X1, with protein sequence MFTAMYNKVPFNNILRNRILVKYYIIMSTKAMSIDQTWRGVQLSQIYGSDSPWGSPEFPLVRPGFNHAVLYHIPSHGDLERPPKPQIGHDKWDHDHVRMPYSQHSLYPIVDENGQKQLKERWLIIEEALSKPIRNSKELAAAILKYNTQFIDVWKFSSLHYLLNEHLEEEESNYFFDVTLPQIAKLALALPKLIQSSIPLLKQEKNKSISLTQHQVSSLLANAFFCTFPRRNSRKSTAEYCNYPYINFSNLYNIMPKDSILEKLKCICHYFRRVCTKVPTGVVTFTRRFVPRRDCPDWGRSESPIANVPLYVDSETIIEDMHGLIQVDFANKFLGGGVLGGGCVQEEIRFVICPELILSMLFTEVLKPTETLFIIGSERYSNYTGYGSSFQWAGNHVDQTPYDSSCRRRCAVLAMDARPYFNPSLEWKKEAILRELNKAWVGFSTYTDDSPTIQYPGIATGNWGCGAFGGTATLKWLLQLASATHARRGLAYCTFGDSELRDHVGAVYGMLAGRGVTVGQLFNMIVKYCETCNVKETTLRSFLEKELGEGPSPHHMSVDNSQATVERDKKQQETVEENKKDEENLFESFEFDGEISPDLFEDDEPNVVETSKSSDPKKLFTELDKQDEASGNLNLNGPRCSTETMDVEVSPKVKKIMTKKITDYFKKT encoded by the exons ATGTTTACAGCTATGTACAACAAAGTCCcgtttaataatatacttcGAAACA gaattttagttaagtattatattataatgagtaCAAAAGCAATGTCAATCGATCAAACTTGGAGAGGGGTGCAATTGTCTCAGATATATGGGTCTGATTCTCCGTGGGGCTCTCCAGAGTTCCCTTTAGTCAGACCGGGGTTCAACCATGCAGTTTTGTATCATATCCCGAGTCATGGTGATTTGGAAAGACCTCCTAAACCCCAGATAGGCCATGATAAATGGGATCATGACCATGTGAGAATGCCTTACTCCCAACATAGCTTATATCCTATTGTtgat GAAAATGGTCAGAAGCAGTTAAAAGAGAGATGGCTGATTATAGAAGAAGCTTTGAGCAAACCAATAAGGAATAGTAAAGAATTGGCCGCagcaatactaaaatataacacaCAATTTATAGATGTCTGGAAATTTTCATCCTTACACTATCTTTTGAATGAA caTTTAGAAGAAGAGGAATCGAACTATTTCTTTGATGTCACATTACCACAAATAGCGAAGCTGGCTCTAGCCTTGCCAAAGCTTATACAGTCATCAATACCATTGTTGAA aCAAGAGAAGAATAAATCTATATCCTTAACACAACATCAAGTCTCAAGTTTGCTGGCAAATGCATTTTTCTGTACATTTCCAAGGAGGAATTCAAGGAAGTCTACAGCAGAATATTGCAATTATCcgtatattaatttttctaa ttTGTACAACATAATGCCCAAAGATAGCATATTGGAGAAACTCAAATGTATATGTCATTACTTCAGAAGAGTGTGCACTAAAG TCCCCACAGGTGTGGTCACGTTCACCCGCCGCTTCGTCCCACGGCGGGACTGTCCCGACTGGGGACGGTCCGAGAGTCCCATAGCTAACGTCCCACTGTATGTGGACAGCGAAACTATAATTGAAGACATGCATGGGCTCATTCAAGTGGATTTTGCTAATAA GTTTTTAGGAGGTGGAGTGCTAGGGGGAGGCTGTGTACAGGAAGAAATACGGTTTGTCATCTGTCCAGAGCTGATTTTGTCTATGCTATTCACAGAAGTACTGAAGCCTACTgagacattatttattattg GCAGTGAACGATACAGCAACTACACGGGCTACGGGTCCAGTTTCCAATGGGCAGGAAACCATGTAGACCAGACTCCATACGACTCGTCATGTCGCAGACGATGTGCTGTACTAGCGATGGACGCCAGGCCTTATTTTAACCCTAGCTTGGAGTGGAAGAAGGAGGCTATATTGCGGGAACTTAATAAG GCATGGGTCGGCTTTTCCACATACACGGATGACAGCCCCACAATCCAATACCCGGGTATAGCGACCGGCAACTGGGGTTGTGGTGCGTTCGGTGGCACGGCAACACTAAAGTGGCTGCTGCAGCTCGCCAGCGCGACGCACGCAAGGCGCGGGCTCGCCTACTGCACGTTCGGGGACAGCGAGCTCAGGGACCACGTGGGGGCCGTGTACGGCATGCTGGCGGGACGCGGCGTCACTGTGG gtCAGCTATTCAACATGATAGTGAAGTATTGCGAAACGTGTAACGTAAAAGAGACAACGTTACGATCGTTCCTAGAAAAGGAATTAGGTGAGGGACCATCTCCACATCATATGTCCGtt GATAATTCACAAGCAACAGTTGAGCGGGATAAAAAGCAACAAGAAACTGTGGAAGAGAATAAAAAAGACGAGGAAAATCTATTCGAAAGTTTTGAGTTTGATGGAGAAATTTCCCCAGATTTGTTCGAAGATGATGAGCCCAATGTTGTGGAAACTAGCAAATCTTCCGATCCCAAAAAACTTTTCACTGAATTAGACAAACAAGACGAAGCTAGCGGTAATCTAAATCTGAACGGTCCGAGATGTTCCACAGAAACAATGGACGTGGAAGTGTCGCcaaaagtgaaaaaaattatgacgAAAAAAATCACggattatttcaaaaaaactTGA
- the LOC123693525 gene encoding poly(ADP-ribose) glycohydrolase isoform X3 gives MFTAMYNKVPFNNILRNRILVKYYIIMSTKAMSIDQTWRGVQLSQIYGSDSPWGSPEFPLVRPGFNHAVLYHIPSHGDLERPPKPQIGHDKWDHDHVRMPYSQHSLYPIVDENGQKQLKERWLIIEEALSKPIRNSKELAAAILKYNTQFIDVWKFSSLHYLLNEHLEEEESNYFFDVTLPQIAKLALALPKLIQSSIPLLKQEKNKSISLTQHQVSSLLANAFFCTFPRRNSRKSTAEYCNYPYINFSNLYNIMPKDSILEKLKCICHYFRRVCTKVPTGVVTFTRRFVPRRDCPDWGRSESPIANVPLYVDSETIIEDMHGLIQVDFANKFLGGGVLGGGCVQEEIRFVICPELILSMLFTEVLKPTETLFIIGSERYSNYTGYGSSFQWAGNHVDQTPYDSSCRRRCAVLAMDARPYFNPSLEWKKEAILRELNKAWVGFSTYTDDSPTIQYPGIATGNWGCGAFGGTATLKWLLQLASATHARRGLAYCTFGDSELRDHVGAVYGMLAGRGVTVGQLFNMIVKYCETCNVKETTLRSFLEKELG, from the exons ATGTTTACAGCTATGTACAACAAAGTCCcgtttaataatatacttcGAAACA gaattttagttaagtattatattataatgagtaCAAAAGCAATGTCAATCGATCAAACTTGGAGAGGGGTGCAATTGTCTCAGATATATGGGTCTGATTCTCCGTGGGGCTCTCCAGAGTTCCCTTTAGTCAGACCGGGGTTCAACCATGCAGTTTTGTATCATATCCCGAGTCATGGTGATTTGGAAAGACCTCCTAAACCCCAGATAGGCCATGATAAATGGGATCATGACCATGTGAGAATGCCTTACTCCCAACATAGCTTATATCCTATTGTtgat GAAAATGGTCAGAAGCAGTTAAAAGAGAGATGGCTGATTATAGAAGAAGCTTTGAGCAAACCAATAAGGAATAGTAAAGAATTGGCCGCagcaatactaaaatataacacaCAATTTATAGATGTCTGGAAATTTTCATCCTTACACTATCTTTTGAATGAA caTTTAGAAGAAGAGGAATCGAACTATTTCTTTGATGTCACATTACCACAAATAGCGAAGCTGGCTCTAGCCTTGCCAAAGCTTATACAGTCATCAATACCATTGTTGAA aCAAGAGAAGAATAAATCTATATCCTTAACACAACATCAAGTCTCAAGTTTGCTGGCAAATGCATTTTTCTGTACATTTCCAAGGAGGAATTCAAGGAAGTCTACAGCAGAATATTGCAATTATCcgtatattaatttttctaa ttTGTACAACATAATGCCCAAAGATAGCATATTGGAGAAACTCAAATGTATATGTCATTACTTCAGAAGAGTGTGCACTAAAG TCCCCACAGGTGTGGTCACGTTCACCCGCCGCTTCGTCCCACGGCGGGACTGTCCCGACTGGGGACGGTCCGAGAGTCCCATAGCTAACGTCCCACTGTATGTGGACAGCGAAACTATAATTGAAGACATGCATGGGCTCATTCAAGTGGATTTTGCTAATAA GTTTTTAGGAGGTGGAGTGCTAGGGGGAGGCTGTGTACAGGAAGAAATACGGTTTGTCATCTGTCCAGAGCTGATTTTGTCTATGCTATTCACAGAAGTACTGAAGCCTACTgagacattatttattattg GCAGTGAACGATACAGCAACTACACGGGCTACGGGTCCAGTTTCCAATGGGCAGGAAACCATGTAGACCAGACTCCATACGACTCGTCATGTCGCAGACGATGTGCTGTACTAGCGATGGACGCCAGGCCTTATTTTAACCCTAGCTTGGAGTGGAAGAAGGAGGCTATATTGCGGGAACTTAATAAG GCATGGGTCGGCTTTTCCACATACACGGATGACAGCCCCACAATCCAATACCCGGGTATAGCGACCGGCAACTGGGGTTGTGGTGCGTTCGGTGGCACGGCAACACTAAAGTGGCTGCTGCAGCTCGCCAGCGCGACGCACGCAAGGCGCGGGCTCGCCTACTGCACGTTCGGGGACAGCGAGCTCAGGGACCACGTGGGGGCCGTGTACGGCATGCTGGCGGGACGCGGCGTCACTGTGG gtCAGCTATTCAACATGATAGTGAAGTATTGCGAAACGTGTAACGTAAAAGAGACAACGTTACGATCGTTCCTAGAAAAGGAATTAG GATAA
- the LOC123693526 gene encoding uncharacterized protein CG5902 — protein sequence MSSVWCGTKKQKLNNSYSNQVDRPLNGYKESVAIPDMCYFCFDVLYCQLHSMDPPQTPNFTNDAYPLFVTWKIGKEHRLRGCIGTFNAMHLHSGLREYAITSALKDSRFSPITREEVPRLTVSVSILQHFEEAEHYLDWKLGKHGIRIEFISERGSKRTATYLPQVATEQGWDQIQTIDSLLRKGGYKAAITADMRRSIKLTRYQSEEVSATYNDYINQRC from the exons ATGTCTTCAGTATGGTGTGGaactaaaaaacaaaaacttaataattctTATAGCAATCAAGTTGATCGACCATTGAATGGTTACAAAGAATCTGTAGCAATTCCTGATATGTGTTACTTTTGTTTCGATGTTTTGTATTGTCAGCTGCACAGTATGGACCCTCCACAAACGCCAAACTTTACAAATGACGCATA tCCCCTTTTTGTGACATGGAAGATTGGCAAAGAGCATCGTCTTAGAGGTTGCATAGGAACTTTCAATGCTATGCACTTACATTCAG ggCTCCGAGAGTACGCAATAACGAGTGCCTTAAAGGATTCCCGTTTCTCTCCGATCACTCGCGAGGAAGTGCCACGGCTGACTGTCTCCGTTTCCATCCTGCAGCACTTCGAAGAGGCTGAACATTATCTGGATTGGAAGCTGGGAAAACACGGGATTCGTATAGAGTTTATCAGCGAGCGAGGCTCGAAACGTACTGCAACCTACTTACCTCAAGTCGCTACTGAACAAG GTTGGGACCAAATCCAAACGATCGATTCCCTCCTCAGAAAAGGGGGTTACAAGGCGGCGATCACCGCTGATATGAGACGGAGTATCAAACTCACGAGATACCAGTCCGAGGAGGTCTCCGCGACCTACAACGACTACATCAACCAGCGTTGCTAG